A stretch of Branchiostoma lanceolatum isolate klBraLanc5 chromosome 14, klBraLanc5.hap2, whole genome shotgun sequence DNA encodes these proteins:
- the LOC136449006 gene encoding probable pterin-4-alpha-carbinolamine dehydratase translates to MRPLLVVTRPVVTRCFRFGSKMASDAKRAKLTDSDRESQLEPLMGKGWTMVDGRDAIYKEFLFKDFNQAFGFMSRVALRAEKMDHHPEWFNVYNKVQITLSSHDVAGLSGRDVTLASFIEKAASSIQ, encoded by the exons ATGAGGCCCCTTCTCGTGGTGACCCGACCAGTTGTGACAAGGTGTTTTCGGTTTGGAAGTAAAATG GCATCAGATGCAAAGCGTGCAAAGTTGACGGACAGTGACAGGGAGTCCCAGTTAGAACCACTGATGGGGAAGGGGTGGACCATGGTGGACGGTAGGGACGCCATCTACAAGGAGTTTCTCTTCAAGGACTTCAACCAG GCGTTTGGCTTCATGTCCCGTGTGGCCCTCAGAGCTGAGAAGATGGACCACCACCCAGAGTGGTTCAACGTCTACAACAAAGTCCAGATCACGCTCAGCAGCCACGACGTCGCTGGGTTGTCAGGGCGGGACGTCACCCTAGCAAGCTTCATCGAGAAGGCTGCCTCCTCCATCCAGTAA